From Gammaproteobacteria bacterium, one genomic window encodes:
- the serC gene encoding 3-phosphoserine/phosphohydroxythreonine transaminase encodes MTAIYNFSAGPAVLPQDVLQRAQAELLDWHGSGMSVMEMSHRGKEFISIAEKAEKDLRVLVGIPANYKVLFLQGGATAQFAMVPMNLLGGKKKVDYLHTGEWSKKAIKEAQKYGAVNIAANAESSKFTTIPPRSQWKLGADAAYVHYTANETIGGVEFPDVPNVGNVPLVCDMSSTFLSRPVDVSKFGLIYAGAQKNFGPSGLTLVIVREDLIGQTLPGTPSMFDYKIHADNDSMYNTPPTYGWYIAGLVFEWLLQNGGLKAMAETNERKAKKLYNYIDASGGFYKNPVELSSRSWMNIPFTLKDEALDEPFLKGAQAAGLLQLKGHRSVGGMRASIYNAMPEAGIDALIAYMKEFLKCA; translated from the coding sequence ATGACAGCGATTTATAACTTCAGTGCCGGTCCGGCGGTGTTGCCGCAGGACGTATTGCAACGCGCGCAGGCGGAATTACTCGATTGGCACGGCAGCGGCATGTCGGTGATGGAGATGAGTCACCGCGGCAAGGAATTCATCAGTATTGCCGAAAAGGCCGAGAAGGATCTGCGCGTCTTGGTCGGGATCCCAGCCAACTACAAAGTGTTGTTCCTGCAGGGCGGCGCGACTGCGCAGTTCGCGATGGTGCCGATGAACCTGCTCGGCGGCAAAAAGAAGGTCGACTACTTACATACCGGTGAATGGTCGAAGAAAGCGATCAAGGAAGCGCAGAAGTACGGCGCCGTTAACATCGCCGCCAACGCCGAATCCTCAAAGTTCACTACCATCCCACCGCGCTCGCAGTGGAAGCTCGGCGCGGATGCCGCTTATGTGCACTACACCGCCAACGAGACCATCGGCGGCGTTGAATTTCCTGATGTTCCCAATGTTGGCAATGTGCCACTGGTGTGCGACATGTCGTCGACGTTCTTGTCGCGGCCGGTCGACGTCAGCAAATTCGGTTTGATCTACGCCGGTGCGCAAAAAAATTTCGGTCCGTCCGGCCTCACGCTCGTGATCGTGCGCGAGGATCTCATCGGTCAAACATTGCCGGGTACGCCGTCGATGTTCGATTACAAGATCCACGCCGACAACGACTCGATGTACAACACGCCGCCGACCTACGGCTGGTACATCGCTGGGCTGGTGTTCGAGTGGTTGCTGCAGAACGGCGGCCTCAAAGCGATGGCCGAGACCAACGAACGTAAGGCGAAGAAACTCTATAACTACATCGATGCCTCCGGCGGGTTCTATAAGAATCCGGTCGAGTTGTCGTCGCGCTCATGGATGAATATCCCGTTCACATTGAAGGATGAGGCGCTCGACGAGCCGTTCCTCAAGGGTGCGCAAGCCGCTGGTTTGCTACAGCTCAAAGGGCATCGTTCGGTCGGCGGTATGCGCGCGAGTATTTACAACGCTATGCCGGAAGCCGGCATCGATGCACTTATTGCTTACATGAAAGAGTTTCTGAAGTGCGCCTAG